A genomic region of Vitis vinifera cultivar Pinot Noir 40024 chromosome 7, ASM3070453v1 contains the following coding sequences:
- the LOC100243935 gene encoding alanine--glyoxylate aminotransferase 2 homolog 1, mitochondrial, with the protein MAFRRALISTALKRSKSDLHLHRRWLSGGAVSAPPVLPAFDHQPKPYTGPLADEVLQKRKKFLGSSLFYYYQKPVNVVEGKMQYLFDENGKRYLDAFAGIVTVSCGHCHPEILNAIIEQSKLLQHATTIYLHHAIADFAEALASKMPGNLKVVYFVNSGSEANELAMLMARLYSGNLGMISLRNAYHGGSSGTIGLTALNTWKYSIPEGEIHHVVNPDPYRGIFGSDASSYARDLKDHIDYGTSGKVAGFISETIQGVGGAVELAPGYLKLVYDIVRKAGGVCIADEVQTGFGRTGSHYWGFETQGVIPDIVTMAKGIGNGLPLGAVVTTPEIADVLAQKIQFNTFGGNPVCSAGGLAVLRVLDKEKRQEHCADVGSHLIERLRALQQKHDIIGDVRGRGLMVGVELVTDRKEKTPAKAETAVLFENLREIGILIGKGGLHGNVFRIKPPMCFTKDDADFLVDALDYSISKL; encoded by the exons ATGGCTTTTCGCAGAGCTCTCATCAGCACAGCCTTGAAAAGATCCAAATcggatcttcatcttcatcgtcGATGGCTCAGCGGCGGCGCCGTCAGCGCTCCTCCGGTGCTGCCAGCCTTCGATCACCAGCCGAAGCCTTACACTGGTCCATTGGCCGATGAAGTTCTTCAGAAGCGCAAGAAATTTCTTGGCTCCTCCCTCTTCTACTACTATCAGAAGCCT GTCAATGTTGTTGAAGGGAAGATGCAGTATTTGTTTGATGAGAATGGCAAGCGCTATCTTGATGCCTTTGCTGGAATAGTTACTGTGTCATGTGGGCATTGCCATCCCGAGATTTTGAATGCTATTATAGAGCAAAGTAAGCTACTCCAACATGCTACAACCATATACCTGCACCATGCAATAGCAGATTTTGCAGAGGCATTAGCATCAAAAATGCCTGGAAACCTAAAG GTTGTGTATTTTGTGAACTCTGGATCAGAAGCCAATGAATTAGCAATGCTGATGGCACGACTATATAGTGGTAATCTTGGTATGATTTCCTTAAGAAATGCATATCATGGTGGAAGTTCTGGTACAATTGGACTCACTGCTCTGAACACGTGGAAGTACTCAATACCAGAG GGCGAAATTCATCATGTTGTTAATCCAGATCCATATCGTGGGATCTTTGGTTCTGATGCCAGTTCTTATGCCAGAGATCTAAAGGATCACATTGACTATGGTACCTCAGGAAAAGTTGCTGGTTTTATTTCTGAAACCATTCAG GGAGTGGGAGGAGCAGTGGAATTAGCCCCTGGATACTTGAAACTGGTTTATGACATCGTCCGCAAGGCTGGGGGTGTTTGTATTGCTGACGAAGTGCAAACTGGCTTTGGTCGCACAGGAAGCCATTACTGGGGTTTTGAGACACAGGGCGTCATACCTGATATAGTTACTATGGCAAAG GGCATTGGCAATGGTTTACCATTAGGAGCAGTGGTGACAACACCAGAAATAGCAGATGTATTGGCTCAGAAAATTCAATTTAACACTTTCGGTGGGAACCCTGTATGTTCTGCTGGTGGACTTGCAGTGCTCAGAGTTCTGGACAAGGAGAAGCGTCAAGAGCATTGTGCTGATGTTGGTTCACACTTGATTGAACGTTTGAGAGCTCTTCAGCAGAAACATGACA TTATCGGAGACGTAAGAGGAAGGGGTCTAATGGTGGGGGTGGAACTTGTGACTGACAGAAAAGAGAAGACCCCTGCCAAAGCAGAAACTGCAGTTTTGTTTGAGAATCTTCGAG AGATCGGTATTCTTATCGGAAAGGGAGGACTACATGGAAATGTCTTCAGAATAAAGCCACCTATGTGTTTCACCAAAGATGATGCTG ATTTCCTTGTTGATGCTTTGGATTACAGCATATCAAAATTGTGA